AGCCAGTTGAGGATCTTCGTGCCGCGGTCGCGCGACTCGCGGCCGCGGACGAGCCACGGGCGCTCGTCGATGAACGACGTCGACACGTCGCCCTTGAGGAAGTCGGCGTCGTCGAAGACGGCCTGCAGGAACGGGATGTTGGTCGAGACGCCGCGCAGGCGGAACTCCGCGAGGCCGCGGCGGGCGCGGCGCACGGCCGACGGGAAGTCGCGGCCGCGGCAGATCATCTTGACGAGCATCGAGTCGAAGTAGGGCGAGACCTGAGCGCCCGCGGCGACCGTGCCGCCGTCGAGACGGATGCCGGCGCCGCCCGGCGAGCGGTACGTCGTGATCTTGCCCGTGTCGGGGCGGAACCCGGCGGCCGGGTCCTCGGTCGTGATGCGGCACTGGATCGCGAATCCGCGCGGCTGCAGCTCCTCCTGGCGGAGCCCGAGGTCGGCGAGGGTCTCCCCCGCGGCGATGCGCATCTGCGCCTGCACGAGGTCGACATCCGTGACCTCCTCGGTCACCGTGTGCTCGACCTGGATGCGCGGGTTCATCTCGATGAACACGTGCTGTCCGGCGCGCTCGCCCGCCGTGTCGAGCAGGAACTCGACGGTGCCCGCGTTAACGTAGCCGATCGACTTCGCGAACGCGACCGCGTCGCGGTACATCGCCTGACGGATCGAGTCGTCGAGGTTCGGAGCAGGCGCGATCTCCACGACCTTCTGATGGCGGCGCTGCACCGAGCAGTCGCGCTCGAAGAGGTGGAAGGTCTCGCCCGTCGCGTCGGCGAGGATCTGCACCTCGATGTGGCGCGGACGCACGACGGCCTGCTCGATGAACATTCGGGCGTCGCCGAACGCGCTGTCGGCCTCGCGCATGGCGGCCTCGAGCGCGGGGCGCAGCTCCTCGCGCGTGTCGACGCGACGCATCCCACGCCCGCCGCCGCCCGCGACGGCCTTCGCGAAGACCGGGAAGCCGATCTCGTCGGCGCCGCGCAGCAGCTCCTCGATGTCGGTCGTCGCCGGGGTGGACTTGAGCACGGGGACGCCCGCCGAGATGGCGTGCTCCTTCGCCGTGACCTTGTTGCCCGCCATCTCGAGCACGTGCTCGCCGGGTCCGATGAAGGTGATGCCGTTCGCGGCGGCCGCGGCGGCGAGCTCCGGGTTCTCGGAGAGGAAGCCGTAGCCGGGGTAGATCGCGTCGGCGCCCGAGAGCTTCGCGACGCGGATGATCTCGTCGACGTCGAGGTAGGCGCGGACCGGGTGGCCCTCCTCCCCGATGAGGTACGCCTCGTCCGCCTTGAGGCGGTGCATCGAGTTGCGGTCCTCCCACGGGTACACGGCGACCGTGCGGGCGCCGAGCTCGTACGCGGCGCGGAAGGCGCGGATCGCGATCTCTCCTCGGTTGGCGACCAGGATCTTCGAGAACATGCGGTCCTTCCTGCCGGGGGTTCCCGACGCGAGGGGGAGGCTTTGGGTTCTTTCAGACTAGTGAAGGTAGGGTGACTTCTCGTGCACGTTCTGAGCGTCAGCTCCCTCAAGGGGGGCGTGGGGAAGACCACGGTGACACTCGGGCTCGCATCCGCGGCCTTCGCGCGGGGCATCTCGACGCTCGTGGTCGACCTCGACCCGCAGTCGGATGTCTCGACCGGCATGGACATCGACGTCGCCGGCCACCTCAACGTCGCGGATGTGCTGGCCTCCCCCAAGGAGAAGATCGTCCGCGCCGCGATCGCCCCATCCGGGTGGACACGCGGCCGCAGCGGCAAGATCGACGTGCTCATCGGGTCGCCGTCGGCGATCAACTTCGACGGGCCGCACCCGTCGATCCGCGACATCTGGAAGCTCGAGGAGGCGCTCGCGCACGTCGAGAAGGAGTACGAGCTCGTGCTCATCGACTGCGCTCCCTCGCTCAACGCGCTCACGCGCACGGCGTGGGCCGCATCCGACCGCGTCGTCGTCGTGACGGAGCCTGGCCTCTTCTCGGTCGCGGCCGCCGACCGCGCCCTCCGCGCGATCGAGGAGATCCGCCGCGGCATCTCGCCGCGCCTGCAGCCCCTCGGCATCATCGTCAACCGTGCTCGCGTGCAGTCGCTCGAGCACCAGTTCCGCATCAAGGAGCTGCGCGACATGTTCGGGCCGCTCGTGCTCGCCCCGCAGCTGCCCGAGCGCACCTCGCTGCAGCAGGCGCAGGGCGCAGCGAAGCCGCTCCACGTGTGGCCGGGCGAGGGCGCGCAGGAGATGGCGCACAACTTCGACGTGCTGCTCGAGCGCGTGCTGCGCACCTCGCGTCTCCACGAGACGCAGCCGACGAACTAGTCGCGCGGGCGGCGAGCTAGCTGGCGGCGCGCTTGGCGCGACGCGCGGCGAGCTCGTCGGCCGGGTCGACGCTCGTGGAGTCGAGCTCGACGAGGCTCGACTCGACCTCGCGCAGCACCTTGCCGACGGCGATGCCGAAGACGCCCTGGCCTCGGCTCACGAGGTCGATGACCTCGTCGTCGGAGGTGCAGAGGTAGACGCTCGCGCCGTCGGACATGAGGGTCGTCTGGGCGAGGTCGTTGACGCCGGCCTCGCGCAGCTGACCGATGGCGGTGCGGATCTGCTGCAGCGAGATGCCCGTGTCGAGCAGTCGCTTGACGAGCTTGAGCACGAGGATGTCGCGGAAGCCGTAGAGGCGCTGCGAGCCGGATCCGGCGGCGCCGCGGATGGTGGGCTCGACGAGTTCGGTGCGGGCCCAGTAGTCGAGCTGGCGGTAGCTGATGCCCGCCGCACGCGCCGCGACCGTGCCGCGGTAGCCGGCGCTGTCGTCGAGGTCGGGAAGACCGTCGGTGAAGAGGAGGCCGAGGTCGTAGCGCGGTGCCGCGTCGCGTGCGCTCTGCTCGCCGCTGTCGCTCATGTCGACTGTCCTCCCTTGCGGGTCCGCCACTTAACCCTCAGGTTGAAGTTGAAGTTCAGACTCGCTGTCGTCCTCCACGGTACCCACCCGGAGGGGCACCATCAATCACATCCGCACGAGCGCTCGGCGTGTCGCGACGAATTGCCGCATCCGCTCCCCCGCTCGGGGGCCTAGAGCCGCCCGAGGGCCGAGCGGATGAGGCTCGACCGCACGACCTCGAGCTGGCCGGCGATCTCGCGAGCGAGCTCCTGAGCCTTCGCACGGCTCGACGCGTCCTTGCGGCGCGCGATGGGGATGAGGGCCGACTCGATGAGGCCGAGCTCGCGCTCCGCCGCCGCGCGGAAGCCGCGCAGGTGGCGGGGCTCGATGCCCGAGCGCTGCAGTTCGACGAGCGCCTTGAGCACCGCGAGTGCGTCCTCGCTGTAGTGCTCGGCGGGGACGATGAGGGATGCCGAGATCGCGTCCTGCAGGAGCATCGCGTTGGCACCCGCCTCACGGATGAGCTCCTCGCGCGACAGGCGGCGCTCGCTCGGGAGCATCGACGGTGCCGTGACCGTGATGCCGCCGGGGAGGGTCGGCTCTCGACCCGCGTCGAGCTCGTCGAGGTAGGTGCGGATGATCTTGAGCGGCAGGTAGTAGTCGCGCTGCATCGAGAGCACGAGCCGCAGGCGCTCGACATCCGCCGGCGAGAACTTGCGGTAGCCCGACTCGGTGCGCGCCGGGGTGACGAGCTGGCGCTCCTCGAGGAAGCGGAGCTTCGAGGGGCTGAGGTCGGGGAACTCGGGGTTGAGGCGCGCGAGCACCTGGCCGATGCTGAGGAGCTGAGGCCCGCTCTGCGAGCGGGCCGCCGATGTCGCCGCCATCAGCGGGTCGGCACCCGGTCGGCGCGCGAAGCGTAGAACGTGAGCCGGAACTTGCCCACCTGCACCTCGGCCCCGTCGCTCAGCAGTGCGGAGTCGATGCGCACGCCGTCGAAGTAGGTGCCGTTGAGCGAGCCGAGGTCGTGCACCTGGAACACCGTGCCCGTGCGCACGAACTCGGCGTGACGGCGCGACACCGTCACGTCGTCGAGGAAGATGTCAGCGTCGGGGTGACGGCCGGCGACCGTCGAGTCGGCGTCGAGCAGAAAGCGCGCGCCCACGTTGGGTCCACGGCGGACGACGAGAAGAGCGGACCCCGACGGCAGCGCGGCGATCGCCTCGCGCTCCTCATCCGATACCCCTGCCTCCATCGCAGCGAGCTGCTGGCGGAAGTCCTCGGTGAAGTGCGCGGTCGTGTCGTTCGAGACGGGATCGGGCTTCGCGGGGGTGTTCACCGCGTCGTCAGCTCCCGAACCGCCCGGAACGTCTGTGGCGTCGTCGACCATCGCGCCCTCCTTCAGTTCCCCAGAGTATCGGATGCGGCCGCCCCGTCTACCCGGTCCTGACGCACGAGACGGATCGTCTCGCGGAGGTAGATCGCACCCGCCCACCAGTAGAGGAACGCACCCCACAGCGCGAGCGCCCAGCCGAACGGATCGCTCACGGCGGCGATCGACGGCACCGCCGCACCGAGCACGAGCGTCGGGAGCGCGAACAGCAGCGAGAACGTCGCGACCTTGCCGAGGTGGTGCACCGGGAGGGGGCCGTAGCCGTGCGTCGCGAGCACAGGACCGAGCAGCACGATGCCGATGTCGCGCAGCACGATGAGGATGACGAGCCACCACGGCAGGAAGTCCTGCCACGCGAGGCCGATGAGCGTCGAGAAGATGAAGAGCCGATCGACCGCGGGGTCGAGCACCTGCCCGATGCGGCTCACCTGGTTGAAGCGGCGGGCGACGAAGCCGTCGACGAAGTCGGTGACGCTCGACACGACGATGACGATGAGGGCCCATCCGTACTGCTCCGTTCCGAGCAGCCAGAGGAAGACGGGGATGAGCACGAGGCGCACCGCGCTGAGCACGTTGGGAACCGTCACGACGCGCGAGCTGACAGCCTCCATCCGACCTCCTCGCCGCGAGTCTATCGATGCGTAGGATGCCGCCATGAACCCGCTCCTGATCGTCGTGCTCGTCGCGGCCGCGGTGTGCGCCTTCTGCTGGATCGCCTCGCTCGTGACGAAGGACACGTCCTGGGTGGACCGGCTGTGGTCGGTCGTGCCGGTCGTCTACGTGTGGATCTTCGCCGCCGCATCCGGGCTCTCCGACCCGCGCCTCGTCGTCATGGGCGTGCTCGCGACGCTGTGGGGCGCGCGCCTCACGTTCAACTTCGCGCGCAAGGGCGGCTACACGGGGATGGAGGACTACCGCTGGGCGATCCTGCGCGAGCGGATGTCGCCCGCGCAGTTCCAGGCGTTCAACCTGCTGTTCATCGTGCTGTACCAGAACGCCCTGCTCGTGCTCATCACGCTGCCCGCGCTCACGGCGCTCGAGAGCTCCCGCCCGTTCGGTCCGCTCGATGTCGCGCTCGCCGTGCTCTTCCTCGCGGCCCTCGTGGGCGAGACGGTCGCCGACGAGCAGCAGTGGCGCTTCCACCGATGGAAGGCGGCGGAGGTGGCGGCCGGCCGCGAGCCGTCGCCTCGCTTCCTCCAGACGGGCCTCTGGAGCTGCTCGCGGCATCCGAACTTCTTCTTCGAGCAGGCGCAGTGGTGGCTGTTCTTCCTGATCGGGGCGGTCGCCGCCGGCACGGTGCTCGTCTGGACGGTCGTGGGCGCCGCGCTGCTCACGGTGCTCTTCATCGGGTCGACGATGTTCACCGAGTCGATCACGCGCGGCAAGTACCCGGAGTACGCGGAATACCAGTCGCGGGTCTCCCCGATCGTGCCGTGGTTCCCCCGGCGACACGCCGTAGCGGTTCCCGAGG
The Protaetiibacter sp. SSC-01 genome window above contains:
- a CDS encoding CDP-alcohol phosphatidyltransferase family protein; this translates as MEAVSSRVVTVPNVLSAVRLVLIPVFLWLLGTEQYGWALIVIVVSSVTDFVDGFVARRFNQVSRIGQVLDPAVDRLFIFSTLIGLAWQDFLPWWLVILIVLRDIGIVLLGPVLATHGYGPLPVHHLGKVATFSLLFALPTLVLGAAVPSIAAVSDPFGWALALWGAFLYWWAGAIYLRETIRLVRQDRVDGAAASDTLGN
- a CDS encoding MerR family transcriptional regulator; protein product: MSDSGEQSARDAAPRYDLGLLFTDGLPDLDDSAGYRGTVAARAAGISYRQLDYWARTELVEPTIRGAAGSGSQRLYGFRDILVLKLVKRLLDTGISLQQIRTAIGQLREAGVNDLAQTTLMSDGASVYLCTSDDEVIDLVSRGQGVFGIAVGKVLREVESSLVELDSTSVDPADELAARRAKRAAS
- a CDS encoding MerR family transcriptional regulator; the protein is MAATSAARSQSGPQLLSIGQVLARLNPEFPDLSPSKLRFLEERQLVTPARTESGYRKFSPADVERLRLVLSMQRDYYLPLKIIRTYLDELDAGREPTLPGGITVTAPSMLPSERRLSREELIREAGANAMLLQDAISASLIVPAEHYSEDALAVLKALVELQRSGIEPRHLRGFRAAAERELGLIESALIPIARRKDASSRAKAQELAREIAGQLEVVRSSLIRSALGRL
- a CDS encoding FHA domain-containing protein; its protein translation is MVDDATDVPGGSGADDAVNTPAKPDPVSNDTTAHFTEDFRQQLAAMEAGVSDEEREAIAALPSGSALLVVRRGPNVGARFLLDADSTVAGRHPDADIFLDDVTVSRRHAEFVRTGTVFQVHDLGSLNGTYFDGVRIDSALLSDGAEVQVGKFRLTFYASRADRVPTR
- a CDS encoding ParA family protein, producing MHVLSVSSLKGGVGKTTVTLGLASAAFARGISTLVVDLDPQSDVSTGMDIDVAGHLNVADVLASPKEKIVRAAIAPSGWTRGRSGKIDVLIGSPSAINFDGPHPSIRDIWKLEEALAHVEKEYELVLIDCAPSLNALTRTAWAASDRVVVVTEPGLFSVAAADRALRAIEEIRRGISPRLQPLGIIVNRARVQSLEHQFRIKELRDMFGPLVLAPQLPERTSLQQAQGAAKPLHVWPGEGAQEMAHNFDVLLERVLRTSRLHETQPTN
- a CDS encoding DUF1295 domain-containing protein, with product MNPLLIVVLVAAAVCAFCWIASLVTKDTSWVDRLWSVVPVVYVWIFAAASGLSDPRLVVMGVLATLWGARLTFNFARKGGYTGMEDYRWAILRERMSPAQFQAFNLLFIVLYQNALLVLITLPALTALESSRPFGPLDVALAVLFLAALVGETVADEQQWRFHRWKAAEVAAGREPSPRFLQTGLWSCSRHPNFFFEQAQWWLFFLIGAVAAGTVLVWTVVGAALLTVLFIGSTMFTESITRGKYPEYAEYQSRVSPIVPWFPRRHAVAVPEG